The Panthera uncia isolate 11264 chromosome C2, Puncia_PCG_1.0, whole genome shotgun sequence genome contains a region encoding:
- the RPL24 gene encoding 60S ribosomal protein L24: MKVELCSFSGYKIYPGHGRRYARTDGKVFQFLNAKCESAFLSKRNPRQINWTVLYRRKHKKGQSEEIQKKRTRRAVKFQRAITGASLADIMAKRNQKPEVRKAQREQAIRAAKEAKKAKQASKKTAMAAAKAPTKAAPKQKIVKPVKVSAPRVGGKR; this comes from the exons ATGAA GGTCGAGCTGTGCAGTTTCAGTGGGTACAAGATTTACCCTGGACATGGGAGGCGCTACGCCAGGACCGACGGGAAG GTTTTCCAGTTTCTTAATGCAAAATGCGAGTCAGCATTCCTTTCCAAGAGGAATCCTCGGCAGATAAATTGGACTGTCCTCTACAGAAGAAAGCACAAAAAGGGACAGTCG gaagaaattcaaaagaaaagaacccGCCGTGCAGTCAAATTCCAGAGGGCCATCACTGGTGCATCTCTTGCTGATATAATGGCCAAGAGGAATCAGAAACCTGAAGTTAGGAAGGCCCAACGAGAACAAGCCATCAG GGCTGCCAAGGAAGCAAAAAAGGCTAAGCAAGCATCTAAAAAGACAGCAATGGCTGCTGCTAAG GCTCCTACGAAGGCAGCACCTAAGCAAAAGATTGTGAAGCCTGTGAAGGTTTCTGCACCCCGAGTTGGTGGAAAACGCTAA